The proteins below come from a single Aspergillus oryzae RIB40 DNA, chromosome 5 genomic window:
- a CDS encoding spermidine synthase (predicted protein), with product MSSLQEVIQQVNSRRLWRGAALLVLVAFSSPVFVLTLAPVYGSAPSHIFHGYGVAITAALGWFLKDFIQQVTNRRAVYLLPVVAFWYPTIQYFLLQQSSSFGNPTGAVITEVVAFYPFVLLSVACAAKLVQAGLNLERYGDLAKEHIPLISSYIVYSFGEKLAKSFIVRFIGSFWLFSSTGLQLLVAILCSAVIPSKWLLLAIPSILFTLTSNVHLPLGITTSGLKSALNEEGFSLVDRQESSTGYISVLDNLEDGFRVMRCDHSLLGGQWTKTYRNYKPKVQDPIYAVFSLLEAVRLAETGHGAHRVDADSKALVIGLGVGTTPAALITHGIETTIVEIDPVVHKFASKYFHLPPNHIAAIEDATLFVDRALKSPQPNQYDYIVHDVFTGGAEPIELFSIEFLGGLNSLLKEDGVIAMNYAGDLSLYPAALTVRTIQAVFPSCRYFREDAGEEGNGDFTNMVIFCKKDSATPLRFRDPVPADFLDSKFRETYLVPKHEIDPAIFTTVTGGQRVLRTKDTGKLYRWQDQGALEHWGIMRKVLPDAVWENW from the exons ATGTCGTCTTTGCAGGAAGTCATTCAGCAGGTCAACTCGCGAAGACTGTGGAGAGGCGCAGCATTGCTGGTCCTCGTCGCTTTCTCCTCCCCTGTGTTCGTGCTGACCCTGGCTCCGGTGTACGGCTCTGCTCCGTCGCATATCTTCCATGGCTATGGAGTTGCCATCACTGCTGCTCTTGGGTGGTTCCTCAAGGATTTCATTCAGCAGGTAACCAACCGCCGGGCGGTGTATCTACTTCCAGTTGTCGCATTCTGGTACCCCACCATTCAATACTTTTTGCTTCAGCAGAGCTCTTCGTTCGGTAACCCTACCGGTGCCGTGATTACTGAGGTGGTTGCTTTCTatccttttgttttgctctCTGTCGCCTGTGCCGCCAAATTGGTGCAAGCGGGCCTCAACCTTGAACGTTATGGTGATCTTGCCAAGGAGCATATTCCCCTCATTAGCTCGTACATCGTCTATTCTTTCGGGGAGAAGCTTGCAAAATCATTCATAGTGAGATTTATCGGTTCATTTTGGCTCTTTTCGAGCACGGGTCTCCAGCTCTTGGTTGCAATCTTGTGTTCTGCCGTTATTCCATCTAAGTGGCTCCTCTTGGCCATTCCATCTATCCTCTTCACACTCACTTCTAATGTGCATCTGCCTTTGGGGATCACAACTTCGGGGCTCAAATCCGCGCTTAATGAGGAAGGATTTTCACTGGTAGATCGTCAGGAGTCCTCCACCGGTTATATTTCGGTTTTGGATAACCTCGAGGATGGTTTCCGGGTGATGCGCTGTGACCATAGTCTTCTTGGAGGCCAGTGGACTAAGACCTATCGCAACTACAAACCCAAGGTTCAGGACCCTATCTATGCGGTTTTCTCTTTGCTCGAGGCTGTCCGACTGGCGGAAACGGGCCACGGGGCTCACCGAGTAGACGCAGACAGCAAGGCACTTGTCAT TGGACTTGGAGTCGGCACTACACCTGCTGCTCTCATCACTCATGGGATTGAAACCACCATTGTCGAGATTGACCCCGTCGTCCACAAGTTCGCCAGCAAATACTTCCACCTCCCTCCTAACCACATTGCAGCTATCGAAGACGCCACACTGTTCGTTGACCGCGCTTTGAAATCTCCCCAGCCCAACCAATATGACTACATCGTCCACGATGTGTTCACTGGTGGCGCAGAACCAATTGAGCTCTTTTCTATTGAGTTTCTCGGGGGCCTCAACTCTCTCCTTAAGGAGGACGGTGTCATTGCAATG AACTATGCGGGTGACCTCTCTCTTTACCCGGCTGCCCTCACTGTCCGCACCATCCAGGCGGTCTTTCCCTCTTGCCGGTACTTCCGTGAGGATGCAGGTGAAGAGGGCAACGGAGATTTCACGAACATGGTCATTTTCTGTAAGAAGGACTCTGCTACTCCTCTTCGTTTCAGGGATCCTGTCCCTGCCGACTTCCTGGACAGCAAGTTCCGTGAGACATATCTCGTGCCCAAGCATGAGATTGACCCGGCTATTTTTACCACCGTTACGGGTGGACAGCGTGTCCTCAGGACCAAGGACACTGGTAAGCTTTATAGGTGGCAGGACCAGGGTGCTCTGGAGCACTGGGGTATCATGAGGAAGGTTCTGCCAGATGCTGTGTGGGAGAATTGGTAG
- a CDS encoding uncharacterized protein (predicted protein) gives MRMTSKRRFQCRTSTAPLIYTSSTSSTMAKRLWPSPTENMKSPWTRWIVLINYVWDGVDKVALSESVTVNKETPPVGPPGWDYVHINSIDKNDDGDYIISYRFTNTIYMISGQDGNIMWRLGGQYTDFEQDFTFSKQHDAKFIESNGTHHVISLLNNASDEISNDEDVSSALFIELDTSAFPKTAKVIRRHNRPDGGLTRLRGNTQLLPNNNVFVGWSERGYISEFSPEGDTLLNANFVSSRYSTYRAYKFEFTGRPSAPPDLVASVWGTDQTDLSTTFYVSWNGATDIAGWNFYARAAKNGHPILIGNATKTDFETMFIARGYLDWVTAEAVDHEGRVLGTSRVQRSKIPDNWAAAGFRGDLKTLKPDDPKAPKSNGEADNKNNNNLQSPRPADAEVKEIAQLAHETYDLVRNVSGVFVLIVLCGIVSGIAASIYLCFRRRITQPYKHVPSDDIPEEEIRLHSVE, from the exons ATGCGTATGACATCAAAAAGAAGATTCCAATGCCGGACGAGTACGGCGCCTTTGATATACACGAGTTCAACATCCTCGACGATGGCAAAACGGCTATGGCCATCACCTACCGAGAACATGAAATCGCCCTGGACACGATGGATCGTCCTG ATTAATTATGTTTGGGATGGCGTCGACAAAGTTGCCCTGAGTGAATCCGTCACTGTCAATAAGGAAACCCCTCCTGTAGGGCCACCAGGATGGGATTATGTCCACATTAATTCAATCGACAAGAACGACGATGGTGACTACATCATCTCTTATCGGTTCACCAACACGATTTACATGATTTCCGGCCAGGATGGGAATATTATGTGGAGGCTGGGCGGGCAGTACACTGACTTTGAACAAGActtcacattctccaaaCAGCACGATGCGAAGTTCATTGAGTCTAATGGCACACACCATGTTATCTCGCTCCTGAACAATGCCTCTGATGAAATCAgcaatgacgaggatgtaTCATCGGCTCTTTTCATCGAGCTGGATACCAGTGCATTTCCCAAGACTGCTAAAGTCATCCGACGCCATAACCGCCCCGATGGTGGTCTTACCCGACTCCGTGGCAACACTCAGCTACTCCCGAATAACAACGTGTTTGTTGGATGGAGTGAAAGGGGCTATATCTCTGAGTTCTCACCTGAAGGCGACACTTTGCTAAATGCGAACTTCGTTTCCTCGCGTTACTCGACCTATCGTGCATACAAATTTGAATTCACAGGCCGCCCCAGTGCGCCTCCTGATCTGGTTGCCTCTGTATGGGGTACGGATCAGACAGATCTCTCGACGACTTTCTATGTCAGTTGGAATGGTGCCACCGACATCGCCGGGTGGAACTTCTACGCGCGGGCTGCGAAGAATGGCCACCCTATCCTTATCGGAAACGCTACCAAGACGGATTTTGAGACGATGTTCATCGCCCGTGGGTACCTGGACTGGGTGACCGCCGAAGCGGTTGACCACGAAGGCCGGGTCCTGGGCACTTCTCGGGTCCAGAGAAGCAAGATCCCTGATAACTGGGCCGCGGCTGGATTCAGGGGCGATCTCAAGACCCTTAAACCGGATGACCCCAAGGCCCCCAAGTCGAACGGTG AGGCCgataacaaaaacaacaacaacttgCAATCCCCGCGCCCGGCTGATGCAGAAGTGAAGGAGATCGCTCAGCTGGCACATGAAACGTACGATCTCGTTCGAAACGTCAGTGGTGTTTTCGTCCTCATCGTACTTTGCGGTATAGTGAGTGGTATCGCAGCCAGCATCTATCTCTGTTTCCGGCGTCGGATAACACAGCCTTACAAACATGTCCCATCGGATGACATACCAGAGGAGGAAATCCGCCTCCATTCTGTTGAGTGA
- a CDS encoding alpha-amylase (alpha-amylase), which produces MMVAWWSLFLYGLQVAAPALAATPADWRSQSIYFLLTDRFARTDGSTTATCNTADQKYCGGTWQGIIDKLDYIQGMGFTAIWITPVTAQLPQTTAYGDAYHGYWQQDIYSLNENYGTADDLKALSSALHERGMYLMVDVVANHMGYDGAGSSVDYSVFKPFSSQDYFHPFCFIQNYEDQTQVEDCWLGDNTVSLPDLDTTKDVVKNEWYDWVGSLVSNYSIDGLRIDTVKHVQKDFWPGYNKAAGVYCIGEVLDGDPAYTCPYQNVMDGVLNYPIYYPLLNAFKSTSGSMDDLYNMINTVKSDCPDSTLLGTFVENHDNPRFASYTNDIALAKNVAAFIILNDGIPIIYAGQEQHYAGGNDPANREATWLSGYPTDSELYKLIASANAIRNYAISKDTGFVTYKNWPIYKDDTTIAMRKGTDGSQIVTILSNKGASGDSYTLSLSGAGYTAGQQLTEVIGCTTVTVGSDGNVPVPMAGGLPRVLYPTEKLAGSKICSSS; this is translated from the exons ATGATGGTCGCGTGGTGGTCTCTATTTCTGTACGGCCTTCAGGTCGCGGCACCTGCTTTGGCTGCAACGCCTGCGGACTGGCGATCGCAATCCATTTATTTCCTTCTCACGGATCGATTTGCAAGGACGGATGGGTCGACGACTGCGACTTGTAATACTGCGGATCAG AAATACTGTGGTGGAACATGGCAGGGCATCATCGACAAG TTGGACTATATCCAGGGAATGGGCTTCACAGCCATCTGGATCACCCCCGTTACAGCCCAGCTGCCCCAGACCACCGCATATGGAGATGCCTACCATGGCTACTGGCAGCAGGATAT ATACTCTCTGAACGAAAACTACGGCACTGCAGATGACTTGAAGGCGCTCTCTTCGGCCCTTCATGAGAGGGGGATGTATCTTATGGTCGATGTGGTTGCTAACCATATG GGCTATGATGGAGCGGGTAGCTCAGTCGATTACAGTGTGTTTAAACCGTTCAGTTCCCAAGACTACTTCCACCCGTTCTGTTTCATTCAAAACTATGAAGATCAGACTCAGGTTGAGGATTGCTGGCTAGGAGATAACACTGTCTCCTTGCCTGATCTCGATACCACCAAGGATGTGGTCAAGAATGAATGGTACGACTGGGTGGGATCATTGGTATCGAACTACTCCA TTGACGGCCTCCGTATCGACACAGTAAAACACGTCCAGAAGGACTTCTGGCCCGGGTACAACAAAGCCGCAGGCGTGTACTGTATCGGCGAGGTGCTCGACGGTGATCCGGCCTACACTTGTCCCTACCAGAACGTCATGGACGGCGTACTGAACTATCCCAT TTACTATCCACTCCTCAACGCCTTCAAGTCAACCTCCGGCAGCATGGACGACCTctacaacatgatcaacaccGTCAAATCCGACTGTCCAGACTCAACACTCCTGGGCACATTCGTCGAGAACCACGACAACCCACGGTTCGCTTC TTACACCAACGACATAGCCCTCGCCAAGAACGTCGCAgcattcatcatcctcaacgACGGAATCCCCATCATCTACGCCggccaagaacagcactACGCCGGCGGAAACGACCCCGCGAACCGCGAAGCAACCTGGCTCTCGGGCTACCCGACCGACAGCGAGCTGTACAAGTTAATTGCCTCCGCGAACGCAATCCGGAACTATGCCATTAGCAAAGATACAGGATTCGTGACCTACAAG AACTGGCCCATCTACAAAGACGACACAACGATCGCCATGCGCAAGGGCACAGATGGGTCGCAGATCGTGACTATCTTGTCCAACAAGGGTGCTTCGGGTGATTCGTATACCCTCTCCTTGAGTGGTGCGGGTTACACAGCCGGCCAGCAATTGACGGAGGTCATTGGCTGCACGACCGTGACGGTTGGTTCGGATGGAAATGTGCCTGTTCCTATGGCAGGTGGGCTACCTAGGGTATTGTATCCGACTGAGAAGTTGGCAGGTAGCAAGATCTGTAGTAGCTCGTGA
- a CDS encoding uncharacterized protein (predicted protein) translates to MAPNLAPSQHQIICDMIKCDPSLTNAQIAEAANCSTRAIPRIRSNLRLFGSSKAPPNKGGRPRSISPIMLEALCDHLLEKPDLYLDEMAIFLWDEFQIYATTSSIRRALSSKGWSKKAARQKAKERNSDLRDMYFHLISDFHSYQLVYVDESGCDKRAGFRRTGWSPLGTTPIQVSKFHRDQRYQILPAYSQDGIILSRIFRGATDTSVFEDFIEELLLQCGKWPEPRSVIVMDNASFHYSERIDQMCLEAGVKLVYLPPYSPDLNPIEEFFAELKAFIRRHWSVYEDSPEQGFDTFLEWCIDVVGARKQSAKGHFRHAGLTVEES, encoded by the coding sequence ATGGCACCCAACCTGGCGCCTTCGCAACATCAAATTATTTGTGATATGATCAAGTGCGATCCATCACTTACTAATGCCCAGATAGCTGAAGCTGCTAACTGCAGCACACGCGCAATTCCTAGGATTCGGTCAAATCTCCGGCTATTCGGCAGTAGCAAAGCCCCTCCAAATAAAGGTGGACGCCCACGAAGCATCTCACCAATAATGCTGGAGGCTCTTTgtgatcatcttcttgaaaaGCCTGATCTATACCTTGACGAAATGGCCATCTTTCTATGGGATGAGTTCCAAATATACGCAACTACATCTAGTATCAGGCGGGCTCTGTCTTCTAAAGGTTGGTCCAAAAAGGCAGCTCggcagaaagcaaaggaacgGAATTCAGATCTGCGGGATATGTATTTCCATTTAATCTCAGATTTTCATTCCTATCAGCTTGTATACGTGGACGAATCTGGATGCGATAAACGAGCTGGCTTCCGACGAACGGGCTGGTCTCCTCTAGGTACAACTCCTATTCAAGTGTCTAAATTTCATCGTGATCAGCGGTATCAAATATTGCCTGCATATTCTCAAGACGGTATCATTCTGTCCCGTATCTTTCGAGGTGCGACCGATACTTCAGTCTTTGAGGATTTTATTGAGGagctgcttcttcaatgtggGAAATGGCCAGAACCGAGGTCTGTCATAGTTATGGACAATGCATCTTTTCATTACTCCGAGCGGATCGACCAAATGTGCTTAGAAGCGGGGGTTAAACTAGTGTATTTGCCGCCATATTCGCCGGACCTAAATCCAATTGAAGAGTTCTTTGCTGAGTTGAAAGCCTTCATTCGGCGGCACTGGAGCGTGTATGAAGATAGCCCAGAACAAGGATTTGACACCTTCCTTGAATGGTGCATTGACGTTGTAGgggcaagaaaacaaagtgCGAAAGGGCACTTCCGGCACGCCGGTCTGACTGTTGAAGAGTCATGA
- a CDS encoding uncharacterized protein (predicted protein) gives MFFYRVTDKDSVAAFEPGQGFIAGNTSSRVTLDPLIQDDAIELVEYIQRHLNWKNRYPTPFISAYLDFDTAKTEALRRVNDGKKSVVLWKICLDEDDDLEWATIYDLKRELGFWIQDNAFHNAKYEALFVRKIPRDYVVGGERYTNRQGNGFRTGLEFKSKAIIVMAVEKKQKKERKMEVGDKPSSTLGFIFVA, from the exons ATGTTTTTCTACCGGGTAACTGACAAAGACTCCGTTGCTGCATTTGAACCGGGACAAGGTTTTATCGCAGGGAATACTTCTTCCCGAGTAACACTGGATCCCCTTATACAAGACGATGCTATAGAGCTCGTGGAATATATCCAGCGACATCTGAACTGGAAGAACAGATACCCGACACCGTTCATTTCCGCATATCTTGATTTCGACACGGCCAAAACCGAAGCACTGCGCCGGGTGAACGATGGCAAGAAGAGTGTCGTTCTCTGGAAAATCTgcttggatgaggatgacgatcttgaaTGGGCAACAATATACGACCTAAAAAGAGAACTGGGGTTTTGGATTCAAGATAACGCATTCCACAATGCCAAGTACGAAGCCCTGTTTGTGCGTAAAATCCCACGAGACTACGTTGTCGGAGGCGAAAGGTACACGAATCGGCAAGGAA ACGGGTTTAGGACGGGATTAGAGTTCAAATCGAAAGCGATTATTGTGATGGCcgtagaaaagaagcaaaagaaagagaggaaaatggaagTTGGTGATAAGCCATCCTCTACCCTAGGATTTATTTTTGTAGCATAG
- a CDS encoding uncharacterized protein (predicted protein) has product MNLIILLVLLLSGIYCLEGMTFSPYYDDDASQLQPPDPWIQTPSYAPTPGDFGRDRTPSVFCPSPEHVLDEPYTPLHQSQPNHLGFFQEPEERTTRQHRGKPCIHYTIEWKVTLNNRTVSKDTEQDLAVAPSSHWAKITQDAENVMRRKIRHNQRVRSDDTTVRVSVNERGQSDLNKRFDGTNIDWKPIEKQLLMWGNLFHIGKKLKLFISINYIEDSGPPLSRNTDKRGKSSVTRRMLTERDAQIDAEQASGQRPYWREVYQTMRCPGPPCRHEGQYCWLDPVGKKHYKLRTHHLRRLVKYVEGGGILDTHDDIPDDVREQLYAEEALRLEKQKNPKHSASGSICPPININVLPAQSSQSLTDRSVTAEQSSSSPNCIDSVDIPGFLDDAVEEYANWHLSRVGREIYRDHIKKARDVALENGLDLQQVSKEDPDFFVKQGVIIGVARRFVSDIRDWANQYRHD; this is encoded by the exons ATGAACCTGATCATTTTACTGGTTTT GCTTCTCAGTGGCATCTACTGCCTTGAGGGGATGACGTTTAGTCCTTACTACGATGACGATGCCTCTCAGCTTCAGCCACCTGATCCGTGGATACAAACTCCATCGTATGCCCCCACCCCTGGTGACTTCGGTAGAGATCGTACGCCATCCGTATTTTGCCCATCACCTGAACATGTACTTGATGAACCTTATACTCCCTTGCATCAATCCCAGCCCAATCATCTgggtttcttccaggagCCCGAAGAAAGGACTACGAGGCAACATAGAGGAAAGCCTTGTATTCATTATACTATTGAGTGGAAGGTAACTCTGAACAACCGAACTGTGTCAAAGGACACTGAACAGGACTTGGCTGTAGCACCCAGTTCACACTGGGCGAAGATAACACAGGATGCTGAAAATGTTATGCGTCGAAAAATACGTCACAACCAACGTGTGAGATCAGATGATACTACAGTCAGAGTATCTGTAAACGAACGTGGACAATCTGATCTGAACAAACGTTTTGACGGCACTAATATTGATTGGAAACCTATAGAGAAACAGCTCTTAATGTGGGGAAATCTGTTTCATAttggcaagaagctcaaacTTTTTATATCCATAAACTATATAGAGGACAGTggccctcctctttcacGGAATACAGATAAGAGAGGAAAGTCATCAGTAACTAGGAGAATGCTTACAGAACGAGACGCCCAGATCGATGCTGAACAGGCTTCTGGACAACGTCCATATTGGCGGGAAGTGTATCAAACGATGCGTTGTCCTGGGCCACCCTGCCGCCATGAAGGGCAGTATTGCTGGCTGGACCctgttggaaagaagcattaCAAACTTAGAACGCACCATCTGAGGAGACTTGTCAAATACGTTGAGGGtggaggcatcttggatacgcatgatgatattcctgACGATGTCCGTGAACAACTCTATGCAGAGGAGGCACTGCGgcttgaaaaacaaaagaacccGAAGCATTCCGCAAGTGGATCAATTTGTCCaccaatcaatatcaatgtcCTCCCCGCGCAGTCATCGCAAAGCCTAACAGACAGATCTGTTACGGCTGAGCAGTCAAGCTCAAGTCCCAACTGTATTGACTCTGTTGATATTCCTGGGTTCTTAGATGATGCAGTGGAGGAATATGCCAATTGGCACTTGTCGCGTGTTGGCCGTGAGATTTATAGAGACCATATTAAAAAAGCACGTGATGTGGCGTTGGAAAATGGATTAGACCTTCAACAGGTTTCGAAGGAAGACCCAGACTTCTTCGTCAAGCAAGGGGTGATAATTGGTGTCGCACGCCGGTTCGTTAGCGACATTAGAGATTGGGCCAACCAATACAGACATGACTGA
- a CDS encoding dynein family protein (dynein light intermediate chain) encodes MFTSSHNPGPKLGSGNNSRPSSKDGPKKNIWSSMLDSVANGKRLPEKNLLILGGTPESQREFLDTLSADTSDPSLSNDRRKGRLPPVANQFALGYTYQDVLDADQEDTLARVSAYLLSEPSLSFAPLLKPLLTAQSVPETLVVILLDWSDPWTWVRRLREWVRLLRHVLISLDDETKIVMEETMTEWRDRKRGMDPSSTGAQGLTSSGGPVTIPLGPGEWDEGLGIPMCVVCQGADKIEKLEKDHGWHEEEFDFILQFMRTILLKHGASLIYTTPFLVNSLQSLLHSSLGIHSLLKRQSLKHNVIDRDKILVPSNWDSWGKIRIIREGFDMEGVSTAWSIEIQDPPEPLSGSSMDDAKPQGENAAGLDDGTSAVAIFEQTIKDPKRDASMTHPGSQHSKSKVEVDTSDMQSFLTKQLEVLEQLKIEDEKDRTAKPVPQLEMSPLDDNGRVNEHIGPVQFNMGGIQVDADDMLRKLKEREANRSQRKDTLSAPPGEKSHNQALANFFAGLVKKPGGSPRGSPSA; translated from the exons ATGTTCACTTCAAGTCATAATCCTGGGCCCAAGCTCGGGTCGGGAAACAACAGTCGACCCTCGAGCAAAGATGGcccaaagaagaatatcTGGTCTTCTATGTTAGATAGCGTCGCCAACGGAAAGCGCTTGCCGGAAAAGAATCTTCTTATCCTAG GAGGCACCCCAGAGAGCCAAAGAGAGTTTTTAGACACACTGTCTGCGGACACATCAGATCCCAGCTTGTCAAACGACaggaggaagggaaggtTACCCCCGGTTGCCAATCAGTTTGCTTTGGGATACACCTACCAAGATGTTCTAGACGCTGACCAAGAAG ACACTTTGGCGCGTGTCTCTGCCTATCTACTTTCCGAACCCTCCCTATCTTTTGCGCCCCTCCTCAAACCGCTTTTGACCGCCCAATCTGTCCCGGAGACGCTGGTCGTGATCCTGCTAGACTGGTCAGACCCTTGGACATGGGTCCGGCGGCTAAGAGAATGGGTCCGCCTTTTGCGACATGTACTCATTTCTCTAGATGACGAGACAAAAATCGTAATGGAAGAAACTATGACAGAGTGGAGGGATCGAAAGAGGGGCATGGACCCCAGTTCAACAGGGGCACAAGGGCTGACCAGCTCGGGTGGCCCGGTGACGATACCTTTGGGGCCCGGCGAGTGGGACGAGGGGCTGGGAATTCCTATGTGTGTGGTCTGTCAGGGA GCTGATAAGATCGAGAAACTGGAGAAGGACCATGGCTGGCACGAGGAGGAATTCGATTTCATTCTGCAGTTCATGAGAACAATTCTTCTCAAAC ATGGCGCATCACTTATCTATACTACACCTTTTCTGGTCAACTCGCTTCAGAGCTTATTACATTCGTCGCTCGGTATACACTCGCTCCTAAAGAGACAGTCCCTCAAGCACAACGTGATTGATCGCGACAAGATCCTAGTACCTTCAAACTGGGACTCGTGGGGCAAGATTCGAATTATTAGGGAAGGTTTTGATATGGAAGGAGTCTCAACAGCATGGTCGATCGAGATTCAGGATCCGCCAGAGCCACTCTCTGGTTCGTCGATGGATGATGCTAAGCCTCAAGGCGAAAATGCAGCCGGTCTGGATGATGGAACAAGCGCCGTGGCTATCTTCGAACAAACGATCAAAGACCCCAAACGAGATGCATCCATGACGCATCCTGGCAGTCAACATAGCAAAAGCAAGGTTGAGGTCGACACATCGGACATGCAAAGCTTCTTAACAAAACAGTTGGAGGTCCTAGAACAGTTGAAAattgaagatgagaaagatcGCACAGCTAAACCAGTGCCCCAGCTTGAGATGTCACCGCTAGACGATAATGGCCGAGTGAATGAGCACATCGGGCCTGTCCAATTCAATATGGGCGGAATTCAGgtggatgctgatgatatGTTAAGGAAACTCAAG GAGAGAGAGGCCAACCGATCCCAGAGAAAGGATACCCTTTCAGCACCCCCTGGCGAGAAATCGCACAACCAAGCACTGGCAAACTTCTTTGCGGGCTTGGTCAAGAAGCCTGGCGGAAGCCCTCGCGGGAGCCCATCGGCATAG
- a CDS encoding uncharacterized protein (predicted RNA-binding protein (RRM superfamily)) produces the protein MNAIRQIQSLNKRELENAIPPEASWHADYRDTAYIYIGGLPFDLSEGDIVTIFSQYGEPVHVNLVRDKETGKSRGFAFLKYEDQRSTDLAVDNLGGSTVLGRILRVDHVRYKRRDDEEEGDNVAKLMGDAVVKSAGDGDTDDERRRRRKGRTGEDESQRRPLLKEEKELEELMVNHDEEDPMKEYLIQEKKEEVARALEKLNREKSSRRRESSRERSSRHHRHRHHRRRHDEDRSRSRERGTRNRRSRSREDRSYRNRSPARKERTYRDRTPVGSRSPEPRRNRDREDRHR, from the exons ATGAACGCTATCCGTCAGATCCAGTCGCTCAATAAGCGCGAACTTGAAAATGCAAT CCCACCTGAAGCGTCCTGGCACGCCGATTACCGAGACACAGCATACATCTACATTGGTGGTCTGCCGTTCGACCTCTCCGAGGGTGACATTGTGACAATCTTCTCGCAGTATGGCGAACCAGTCCACGTGAACCTTGTGCGCGACAAAGAAACTGGGAAGAGCCGAGGATTTGCGTTTCTAAAGTATGAAGACCAGCGCAGTACAGACCTTGCCGTTGATAACTTGGGCGGATCCACAGTCCTGGGAAGAATATTGCGTGTGGACCACGTGAGATAtaagagaagagatgatgaagaggaaggggatAATGTTGCAAAACTGATGGGCGACGCAGTCGTAAAGAGTGCAGGTGATGGGGATACAGATGATGAGCGACGAAGGcggagaaagggaagaactGGTGAAGACGAGTCCCAAAGACGACCACTActgaaggaagagaaggagcttgaggagtTAATGGTGAACCACGATGAAGAGGACCCGATGAAGGAGTACCTCatacaggagaagaaggaggaagttgcGCGAGCACTGGAGAAGCTTAACCGAGAAAAGTCATCCCGCAGACGAGAATCCAGTAGGGAGAGATCGagtcgccatcatcggcaCCGCCACCATCGTCGCCGGCATGATGAGGACCGCTCCCGTTCCCGGGAGAGGGGTACCCGAAATCGGCGGTCGCGCTCGAGGGAAGATCGATCTTATAGGAACAGATCGCCAgcaaggaaggagagaacCTACAGAGACAGGACACCTGTGGGATCGCGATCGCCAGAACCACGGCGTAATAGAGACAGGGAGGACCGACACCGATAA